One cyanobiont of Ornithocercus magnificus DNA segment encodes these proteins:
- a CDS encoding glutamine-hydrolyzing GMP synthase: protein MLQSQLDGSRQPAIVILDFGSQYSELIARRIRETEVYSVVMGYSTTAEDLQRIAPKGIILSGGPDSVYAEEAPLCDPQIWSLGIPILGICYGMQLMVQQLGGTVEAAIGQAEYGKAPLEIDDSRNLFSDISSKSTMWMSHSDSVKTLPEGFIRLAHTANTPEAAVADHSRKLYGVQFHPEVVHSTSGMALIRNFVYHICGCNPDWNTSTFIEEAVTQIRRQVGNKRVLLALSGGVDSSTLAFLLKKAIGSQLTCMFIDQGFMRKKEPEFLMDCFDRKLNIHVEYINARQRFISKLKGVTDPEKKRKIIGAEFIRVFEEESKRLGPFDYLAQGTLYPDVIESAGTNIDPKMGKRVAMKIKSHHNVGGLPKDLQFKLVEPLRWLFKDEVRQLGRTLGLPEEIVRRHPFPGPGLAIRILGEVTTKKLDCLRDADLIVREEIKKADLHHKVWQAFAVLLPVCSVGVMGDKRTYAWPIVLRCVSSEDGMTADWSRLPNELLERISNRIVNEVKGVNRVVLDITSKPPGTIEWE, encoded by the coding sequence ATGTTGCAGTCCCAGCTTGACGGTTCACGTCAACCAGCAATCGTTATCCTAGACTTTGGTTCCCAATACTCGGAGCTAATAGCGAGGCGCATACGTGAGACAGAAGTCTACTCAGTGGTAATGGGCTATAGCACTACCGCAGAGGATCTGCAACGTATCGCGCCAAAGGGCATTATCCTTAGTGGCGGTCCTGACTCGGTCTACGCTGAAGAAGCACCACTGTGTGATCCACAAATTTGGTCACTTGGTATCCCGATATTAGGTATTTGTTATGGTATGCAGCTGATGGTTCAACAGCTAGGAGGAACTGTTGAAGCAGCAATAGGACAGGCTGAGTATGGCAAAGCCCCACTCGAAATCGATGACTCTAGAAATCTATTCTCAGACATTAGCAGCAAATCGACGATGTGGATGAGTCATAGTGACTCAGTAAAAACACTGCCGGAAGGCTTCATTCGCTTAGCACATACAGCAAACACACCTGAGGCTGCAGTAGCCGATCACTCTAGAAAACTTTATGGAGTACAATTTCACCCAGAAGTAGTACATTCTACTAGTGGAATGGCTCTAATACGGAACTTTGTGTACCATATCTGTGGTTGTAATCCAGATTGGAATACCTCAACTTTTATTGAAGAGGCAGTAACTCAGATACGTCGTCAGGTCGGCAATAAAAGGGTATTATTAGCTCTGTCAGGTGGTGTCGATTCATCTACCCTTGCATTTCTGCTGAAGAAAGCAATTGGTAGTCAGCTCACCTGCATGTTTATCGATCAAGGCTTTATGCGGAAGAAAGAGCCTGAGTTTTTAATGGATTGCTTTGACCGTAAGCTAAACATTCATGTTGAATATATTAATGCCCGGCAGAGATTTATTAGCAAGTTGAAAGGTGTAACAGACCCTGAGAAAAAGCGCAAGATCATAGGGGCTGAGTTTATCCGTGTGTTTGAGGAAGAAAGCAAACGTCTCGGACCATTTGACTACTTAGCCCAGGGAACGCTTTACCCTGATGTAATAGAGAGTGCTGGTACCAATATCGACCCCAAGATGGGTAAGCGGGTTGCCATGAAAATCAAAAGTCATCATAATGTTGGTGGTTTGCCCAAGGATCTGCAGTTCAAGCTAGTTGAGCCATTGCGTTGGTTATTCAAAGATGAGGTACGCCAGCTAGGACGTACTCTTGGCTTACCAGAGGAAATTGTGCGCCGTCACCCATTTCCCGGCCCAGGGTTAGCTATCCGCATTTTGGGCGAGGTGACTACCAAAAAATTGGACTGCTTGCGGGACGCTGACTTAATTGTGCGCGAGGAGATTAAAAAAGCAGACCTCCACCACAAAGTTTGGCAGGCTTTTGCTGTACTGCTACCCGTGTGTTCAGTTGGAGTAATGGGTGATAAGCGTACCTATGCTTGGCCAATTGTGCTGCGCTGCGTCTCAAGTGAGGATGGGATGACTGCTGATTGGTCACGCTTACCAAATGAGTTGCTAGAGCGAATCTCTAACCGTATTGTTAATGAGGTTAAGGGTGTAAACAGGGTTGTGCTTGATATCACTAGCAAACCCCCTGGCACTATTGAGTGGGAATAG
- a CDS encoding cobalt-precorrin-5B (C(1))-methyltransferase, with product MGWTLPVWIAAVARAAVTKLLGYPFEEHQPLLLPDRDSPIQVAVSSAALLKEGTEALAIGYCDPGPGLDLTRNLEIWVRASWSGAPAEEWLELKAGEGVGTHGRGGRVSVSAFARELLRRNLRPLLLPERKVRLEVVLPRGRDLAARTSNAAFGVVDGLALIGTQAEVQRSAAPGQLNLALEELRQAVASKKFRGALTFVIGENGRDIAQRSRLNQYPVIKTGNWLGPLLVAAAEAGVSELLLLGYHGKLIKLAGGIFHTHHHLADGRLETLTALAVDANLPIERIQLLRGANSIEQALTQLVALDATAAKQLWQSLATAVERRSSAYVARYNSAPIAIGAVLFDRRRQLRWRGPIGKQLLKTSLN from the coding sequence ATGGGATGGACCCTGCCAGTATGGATAGCAGCAGTAGCCCGAGCTGCTGTCACAAAATTACTGGGGTATCCTTTCGAAGAACATCAGCCACTACTGCTGCCAGACCGTGATAGCCCGATACAGGTTGCGGTGAGTAGTGCTGCTCTTCTAAAAGAAGGTACGGAAGCGTTAGCAATTGGTTACTGCGATCCAGGACCTGGATTAGATCTCACTCGCAATCTAGAGATCTGGGTAAGAGCTAGTTGGTCTGGCGCTCCGGCAGAAGAGTGGCTGGAGCTAAAGGCTGGTGAAGGTGTTGGCACTCACGGTCGTGGTGGTAGAGTTTCTGTTAGCGCCTTTGCTCGTGAGCTACTGCGTAGAAACTTAAGACCACTGCTACTACCGGAGCGCAAGGTGAGATTGGAAGTGGTGCTGCCACGTGGTCGTGATTTAGCAGCTCGCACTAGCAACGCAGCTTTTGGGGTTGTGGATGGTTTGGCGCTGATCGGCACTCAAGCAGAGGTTCAACGTAGTGCTGCGCCTGGTCAACTTAATCTAGCTTTAGAGGAGCTACGCCAAGCTGTAGCAAGTAAAAAGTTCCGTGGTGCTCTTACTTTTGTGATTGGTGAAAATGGTCGTGACATCGCTCAGCGTAGTAGGCTGAACCAGTATCCGGTGATCAAGACTGGAAACTGGCTTGGTCCTTTGCTGGTAGCTGCTGCTGAAGCAGGTGTGAGCGAACTCCTGCTCTTGGGATATCATGGCAAACTTATCAAGCTTGCTGGGGGCATATTTCACACGCATCACCATCTTGCAGACGGGAGGTTAGAGACCCTAACAGCGCTCGCAGTAGATGCAAATCTACCTATTGAGAGAATTCAGCTCCTGAGAGGGGCAAACTCGATAGAGCAAGCTCTAACTCAGCTAGTAGCGTTAGATGCCACAGCGGCCAAGCAGCTCTGGCAGTCCCTAGCTACAGCAGTTGAACGGCGCAGTAGCGCCTACGTAGCTCGCTATAACAGTGCACCGATTGCGATTGGTGCCGTGCTGTTTGATCGCCGCCGTCAACTGCGTTGGCGTGGGCCGATAGGTAAACAGCTCCTGAAAACTTCCCTAAACTGA